The following are encoded together in the Sphaerodactylus townsendi isolate TG3544 linkage group LG12, MPM_Stown_v2.3, whole genome shotgun sequence genome:
- the WDR31 gene encoding WD repeat-containing protein 31 isoform X2, giving the protein MFQSDPSTWPEILARLSSPLSAFSRDIMGKLQSKIRSRPSKYRAEEENPPSKTVLQYSPAHGDAVASVASLPPDLCLSGGKDKTVVVYNWRCGTVVRRFLGHEREVTKVTGFPHSNWLFSASRDKTVLLWQLHGTLGPAQCFSGHDLVVTGLAASPAFRQLCTGSRDNTVCLWDIETGDCLHRAPISRNLVTHLCWIPGEPYVIQTSEDKAVRIWDTRELQVAHCFPAKQHIQTSCDVSSDGHYCVSSSSGFGGEGCEATLWDLRQTRSSIREFRGHFQTTASCIFLPKCLTTFPTIATSSHDGTIKLWSQDTGACLTTTCLEGSGPLPSLSASETGGLLCASSNSGIHLLRVSSAKGLELLEVAKF; this is encoded by the exons CAGAGATTCTTGCCAGGCTAAGCTCTCCCCTTTCTGCTTTCTCGAGGGATATCATGGGGAAACTGCAGAGCAAAATTCGTAGCAGGCCCTCTAAATACAG GGCTGAGGAAGagaacccaccctccaagacTGTGTTGCAGTACAGCCCGGCTCACGGGGATGCTGTTGCTTCTGTGGCTTCCCTCCCACCAGATCTGTGCCTGTCAGGAGGAAAAGACAAG acGGTTGTTGTATACAACTGGAGATGTGGCACTGTGGTTAGGCGGTTTCTGGGACACGAACGGGAAGTCACAAAG GTCACCGGCTTCCCCCATTCCAACTGGCTTTTCAGTGCATCCCGAGACAAAACAGTACTGCTGTGGCAGTTGCATGGCACTCTTGGGCCAGCTCAGTGTTTCTCAGGACACGATCTGGTAGTCACCGGACTGGCTGCTAGCCCAG CTTTCCGACAGCTCTGCACAGGTTCCCGTGACAACACTGTCTGCCTGTGGGACATAGAGACAGGTGACTGTTTGCACAGAGCTCCCATTTCAAGGAACCTG gtaaCACACCTTTGCTGGATTCCTGGTGAGCCATATGTCATCCAGACATCAGAAGATAAAGCAGTCAG GATCTGGGACACTCGGGAACTGCAGGTGGCGCATTGCTTTCCTGCCAAACAGCACATCCAGACATCCTGCGACGTGAGCTCAGACGGGCACTACTGTGTCAGCAGCAGCTCCGGATTTGGTGGGGAAGGCTGTGAAGCTACG CTCTGGGACCTGCGGCAGACCAGAAGTAGCATCCGTGAGTTCCGGGGCCACTTCCAAACCACAGCATCTTGCATCTTCCTCCCAAAATGCCTCACCACCTTCCCTACCATTGCCACTTCATCACACGATGGCACGATAAAATTGTGGAGCCAGGATACTGGAG CCTGCCTCACCACCACCTGCCTTGAAGGGTCTGGGCCTCTGCCTTCGCTATCTGCTAGTGAGACCGGCGGCCTCCTCTGCGCCAGCTCCAATTCTGGGATTCATCTGCTGAGAGTCAGTTCCGCAAAAGGACTGGAGCTACTGGAGGTGGCCAAGTTTTGA
- the WDR31 gene encoding WD repeat-containing protein 31 isoform X1, translating to MKILARRLMVADSKVIVGSLFMPEILARLSSPLSAFSRDIMGKLQSKIRSRPSKYRAEEENPPSKTVLQYSPAHGDAVASVASLPPDLCLSGGKDKTVVVYNWRCGTVVRRFLGHEREVTKVTGFPHSNWLFSASRDKTVLLWQLHGTLGPAQCFSGHDLVVTGLAASPAFRQLCTGSRDNTVCLWDIETGDCLHRAPISRNLVTHLCWIPGEPYVIQTSEDKAVRIWDTRELQVAHCFPAKQHIQTSCDVSSDGHYCVSSSSGFGGEGCEATLWDLRQTRSSIREFRGHFQTTASCIFLPKCLTTFPTIATSSHDGTIKLWSQDTGACLTTTCLEGSGPLPSLSASETGGLLCASSNSGIHLLRVSSAKGLELLEVAKF from the exons CAGAGATTCTTGCCAGGCTAAGCTCTCCCCTTTCTGCTTTCTCGAGGGATATCATGGGGAAACTGCAGAGCAAAATTCGTAGCAGGCCCTCTAAATACAG GGCTGAGGAAGagaacccaccctccaagacTGTGTTGCAGTACAGCCCGGCTCACGGGGATGCTGTTGCTTCTGTGGCTTCCCTCCCACCAGATCTGTGCCTGTCAGGAGGAAAAGACAAG acGGTTGTTGTATACAACTGGAGATGTGGCACTGTGGTTAGGCGGTTTCTGGGACACGAACGGGAAGTCACAAAG GTCACCGGCTTCCCCCATTCCAACTGGCTTTTCAGTGCATCCCGAGACAAAACAGTACTGCTGTGGCAGTTGCATGGCACTCTTGGGCCAGCTCAGTGTTTCTCAGGACACGATCTGGTAGTCACCGGACTGGCTGCTAGCCCAG CTTTCCGACAGCTCTGCACAGGTTCCCGTGACAACACTGTCTGCCTGTGGGACATAGAGACAGGTGACTGTTTGCACAGAGCTCCCATTTCAAGGAACCTG gtaaCACACCTTTGCTGGATTCCTGGTGAGCCATATGTCATCCAGACATCAGAAGATAAAGCAGTCAG GATCTGGGACACTCGGGAACTGCAGGTGGCGCATTGCTTTCCTGCCAAACAGCACATCCAGACATCCTGCGACGTGAGCTCAGACGGGCACTACTGTGTCAGCAGCAGCTCCGGATTTGGTGGGGAAGGCTGTGAAGCTACG CTCTGGGACCTGCGGCAGACCAGAAGTAGCATCCGTGAGTTCCGGGGCCACTTCCAAACCACAGCATCTTGCATCTTCCTCCCAAAATGCCTCACCACCTTCCCTACCATTGCCACTTCATCACACGATGGCACGATAAAATTGTGGAGCCAGGATACTGGAG CCTGCCTCACCACCACCTGCCTTGAAGGGTCTGGGCCTCTGCCTTCGCTATCTGCTAGTGAGACCGGCGGCCTCCTCTGCGCCAGCTCCAATTCTGGGATTCATCTGCTGAGAGTCAGTTCCGCAAAAGGACTGGAGCTACTGGAGGTGGCCAAGTTTTGA
- the WDR31 gene encoding WD repeat-containing protein 31 isoform X3, with protein sequence MGKLQSKIRSRPSKYRAEEENPPSKTVLQYSPAHGDAVASVASLPPDLCLSGGKDKTVVVYNWRCGTVVRRFLGHEREVTKVTGFPHSNWLFSASRDKTVLLWQLHGTLGPAQCFSGHDLVVTGLAASPAFRQLCTGSRDNTVCLWDIETGDCLHRAPISRNLVTHLCWIPGEPYVIQTSEDKAVRIWDTRELQVAHCFPAKQHIQTSCDVSSDGHYCVSSSSGFGGEGCEATLWDLRQTRSSIREFRGHFQTTASCIFLPKCLTTFPTIATSSHDGTIKLWSQDTGACLTTTCLEGSGPLPSLSASETGGLLCASSNSGIHLLRVSSAKGLELLEVAKF encoded by the exons ATGGGGAAACTGCAGAGCAAAATTCGTAGCAGGCCCTCTAAATACAG GGCTGAGGAAGagaacccaccctccaagacTGTGTTGCAGTACAGCCCGGCTCACGGGGATGCTGTTGCTTCTGTGGCTTCCCTCCCACCAGATCTGTGCCTGTCAGGAGGAAAAGACAAG acGGTTGTTGTATACAACTGGAGATGTGGCACTGTGGTTAGGCGGTTTCTGGGACACGAACGGGAAGTCACAAAG GTCACCGGCTTCCCCCATTCCAACTGGCTTTTCAGTGCATCCCGAGACAAAACAGTACTGCTGTGGCAGTTGCATGGCACTCTTGGGCCAGCTCAGTGTTTCTCAGGACACGATCTGGTAGTCACCGGACTGGCTGCTAGCCCAG CTTTCCGACAGCTCTGCACAGGTTCCCGTGACAACACTGTCTGCCTGTGGGACATAGAGACAGGTGACTGTTTGCACAGAGCTCCCATTTCAAGGAACCTG gtaaCACACCTTTGCTGGATTCCTGGTGAGCCATATGTCATCCAGACATCAGAAGATAAAGCAGTCAG GATCTGGGACACTCGGGAACTGCAGGTGGCGCATTGCTTTCCTGCCAAACAGCACATCCAGACATCCTGCGACGTGAGCTCAGACGGGCACTACTGTGTCAGCAGCAGCTCCGGATTTGGTGGGGAAGGCTGTGAAGCTACG CTCTGGGACCTGCGGCAGACCAGAAGTAGCATCCGTGAGTTCCGGGGCCACTTCCAAACCACAGCATCTTGCATCTTCCTCCCAAAATGCCTCACCACCTTCCCTACCATTGCCACTTCATCACACGATGGCACGATAAAATTGTGGAGCCAGGATACTGGAG CCTGCCTCACCACCACCTGCCTTGAAGGGTCTGGGCCTCTGCCTTCGCTATCTGCTAGTGAGACCGGCGGCCTCCTCTGCGCCAGCTCCAATTCTGGGATTCATCTGCTGAGAGTCAGTTCCGCAAAAGGACTGGAGCTACTGGAGGTGGCCAAGTTTTGA
- the LOC125442051 gene encoding RING finger protein 223-like: MDVSATPANQTGQEQTEASTPECPICYLAYNNVFNTPLLLPCSHTFCFECLARLCAFLKPNQTFQCPLCRESIPLPQKGVPSFPANMEVIQQFPPWMRELEEVWMDGFHLCWLKKLPGDSNEPGVQMLVTVDLYKAISQDNRPQNFISTQPRRSVYREVGRLLLENYPTVLCAAALLFVLVILPAALILGLPHRV; this comes from the coding sequence ATGGATGTTTCTGCTACTCCTGCAAACCAAACTGGGCAAGAGCAGACGGAGGCATCTACTCCCGAGTGTCCCATTTGCTACCTTGCCTACAACAACGTGTTCAACACCCCTTTGCTTTTGCCATGTTCTCACACCTTCTGCTTCGAGTGTTTGGCCAGACTATGTGCCTTCCTGAAGCCAAACCAGACCTTTCAGTGCCCCCTCTGCCGAGAGAGCATCCCTCTTCCCCAGAAAGGGGTCCCCAGCTTCCCAGCTAACATGGAAGTCATCCAGCAGTTCCCTCCATGGATGCGAGAGCTTGAAGAGGTCTGGATGGATGGATTTCACCTGTgctggctgaaaaagctcccAGGGGACTCTAACGAGCCGGGCGTGCAGATGCTCGTGACAGTGGATTTGTACAAAGCCATCTCCCAAGACAATCGACCCCAGAACTTCATTAGCACTCAACCCCGCAGATCTGTATATCGGGAGGTGGGTCGTCTTCTATTGGAAAACTACCCCACTGTTCTCTGTGCTGCTGCCCTGCTCTTTGTGTTGGTAATACTGCCTGCAGCTCTGATTCTTGGGTTGCCACACCGTGTCTAG
- the RNF183 gene encoding E3 ubiquitin-protein ligase RNF183 encodes MTEKQSQGPAADCPICWNPFDNTFCTPKVLQCQHSFCIECLAHLSLVSTMRNRLQCPLCRHPTVLPSNQTITELPTNDAVLRLLRLEPNHIILEGRQLCLKEQRKSRYFLRQPKVYTLDLGPETDSSSASRQDLTPLGGTATTITTQPSSTSLLNCVRDPQFRLFTYLMAIILSVTLLLIFSIFWTKQIFWGMG; translated from the coding sequence ATGACTGAGAAGCAGAGCCAGGGGCCAGCAGCTGACTGCCCCATTTGCTGGAATCCCTTTGACAACACTTTCTGCACACCCAAGGTGCTCCAGTGCCAGCACTCCTTCTGTATCGAGTGCCTGGCTCACCTGAGCCTGGTGTCTACAATGCGGAACAGGCTGCAATGCCCACTCTGCCGCCACCCCACCGTGCTCCCCTCCAACCAGACCATTACCGAACTGCCCACGAACGATGCTGTCTTGCGCCTTCTGCGCTTGGAGCCCAACCACATCATCCTGGAAGGTCGGCAGCTGTGCCTTAAGGAGCAGCGCAAGAGCAGATACTTCTTGCGACAGCCAAAGGTCTATACCCTCGACCTGGGCCCAGAGACAGACTCGAGCTCTGCAAGCCGCCAGGATCTGACCCCCCTGGGGGGCACTGCCACCACAATCACCACCCAGCCCAGTAGCACTTCACTCCTGAATTGTGTCCGTGACCCCCAGTTTCGCCTTTTCACCTACTTAATGGCCATCATCTTGAGTGTGACTTTGCTACTCATATTCTCCATCTTCTGGACCAAGCAGATTTTTTGGGGCATGGGCTGA